Genomic window (Argopecten irradians isolate NY chromosome 13, Ai_NY, whole genome shotgun sequence):
CCCTCAAACAGTTAAGAGGGCCAGATTTGAGCCGTCTATTCCAGAGTGGGAGATTGGTTTAAAGTTTGACCCCTCAAAGATTGCAGCAAGGGATCTTCCATGTCGGTGGGTAAATTACAGAGGAAAAGCTCTTCAGCCCCCATTCCAACATGCCAGGGCAGAGGAAGTGGCTTCAGGGGCCCAGTTCAGTTTGGCTGACTTACCTTTTCGGGAACCCAGATTATTTCTTAGCAGGAAATGTTTGTAAGTCGGAATACCTCCAGTTTTGGGAAAGAATTAATGCATGTGAGGAGGTGTTAGATTGGATAAAATATGGGGTAGATGTTAGTAGGCATTTTGTGCATTTTAAGGGAGACTTCAGGGGTGTTTCTTATGACTCTGATACACCGCCACCTATCTTATTATCTAATTCCAATACATGCATAGGTTATGAAGAATTTATCTTGCAGTCTCTTTTGGAAAGAGTAGCAAATGGGTCTATGGTCGTATGGGGAAAGGTTGGGGAAGTTGAGCCACCATATTTGGTGATGCCACTCACAGTTGAACCTAGTAAACCTCGCCTCTGTCATGATGAACGGTTTCTTAATCTTTGGATCAAGGACAATAGTTTTACCCTTGATACACTGAAGGAAGTTCCTCGGGTTATCCCTAAGGGTTCATACATGTCGAACATTGACGACAAGTCTGGGTATGACCACATCAGTCTTTCGGTGAACTCCAGGAAGTATTTTGGTGTCCAGTTTGGGGGATGGTACCTTGTTTATACTTCCCTTCCCTTTGGATTTAAAGCTAGTGCTTATATTTACCAAATGACTGGTATGTCAGTTACAAGCTACTGTAGGCAGCTTGGTGTACCCTGTCTTCAGTATATCGACGACAGGTTGATTGGTGAGGCTACAGCTCAAGGTGGAATGAGCAAAGATCAATGTGGCAATCCTCAAAGAGCAACAGCTgctttgtacatagtgtgtgaAGTTCTTGTAAGAGTTGGCTATTTCATCGGCTTACGGAAGTCTGTATTTCAGCCCAGCCAGATCCTACAGTTTCTTGGGATGTTGGTGGATTCGGCTAATCAGTGTTTTCGTATTCCCCCCATCAAGATTGAGAAGTTTAAGTTACTTAGAAATTCTGTTCTCAAGGGTCAGTGTGTTGATTTAAACACTTTACAACGGTTCGCCGGAAAGTGTATTTCTTTCATGCTAGCCGTCCCTGGTGCAAAGTTGTTTATTCGGGAGGTCAATAGGGCTATCGGTAGGGCAAGCAAGAACAGTCGACCAGTTATGTTAGATGACAAGCTCCGAGAGGAAATTCAGCATTGGGAGTTCATGGACACTTTTACAGAATGGGTGCCATGGAGAGCTGAGAGGCATCTCCAGGTTAGTATAGCAACAGATGCTTCCCTGTTTCGGTGGGGAGCAGTGGTTGGAGAACAAAGAGGCATTGGGGATTTCTTCCCAACAGATGATGACCGCCCTATCCACCTTAAGGAGGCAAGACGCTGTGCTAAAAAACTATTGCCACCCATGAGGGGAGCATGAAAAACCACAGGGTTGATGCACATGTTGACAATAGGGCTGTGGTGGCTGCATGGGAAGGACAGGGGTGTCGAAGCTCAGAGTTAAATGATCTAATAAAGGGGATTTTTGCAATAACACAAAGAAGCAATATTGACCTACGCTTACAGTACATACCATCAGCAGAGAACCCAGCAGATCTTGAATCCCGACGTAAGTCTTTGGCAGACTGCAAGTTGTCGGAGTCTGTTTGGGGGCGGGTTCAATCAGTTTTTGGTCCCCACACTGTGGACCTCATGGCGCTGGACTCTAATGCAATGTTAGAAAGGGATGGCCAGCGTTTACGCCATTTTACCCCATACCCATTACCAGAGTCGGCAGGTGTGAACATTTTTGCTCAGGACCTTTCTTCTGAGAGGTTTCCTTATGTCTTTCCCCCATTTTGCCTAATTTCTTCTGTTCTTAAGTTCTTGATAGAACAAAAACCAAAGCAGTGCACTTTCGTTTTTCCAAAACCTGAGGTGTTGCCTTCATGGTGGCCAAGGCTATGTTCACATGCTACAGACTGGCTCGAACTGGGGACAACGGGTGATACTAGTGTCATTTTGGGTCCATCAAAGTCTGGCTTCAGTCCAGTTGCTTTACGTACTCCCTTGATGGTGGCCAGGCTTGCCTTTCCCTAATTTCCAATTAGTTGAATGAGCATTTTGTGTATATTGATAGTGGTACTGGTAGTAGTCAAGTTGAGGTGTTATTACAATTTCCAATGTTGCAGGGATCGGTAGTGTTCCCGGTACCATGGACCCCGATGGTGATTACAGGTGCTTCTTGCTGCCCTTTGACCAATATCGCCTATTCCTGTAATTTTCCTGGAGCCCTCCTGTCCAGGCTGGAATCCCCCCAGTCAGTGATTCGTATGCCAGCGACAGTTCACAGCAGGCTCGCAGAGCTTGAACGAAGTGTTGATAGTACTCCTTATAATCAGAAGAAATCAGCTTTGGAACGTGAATTGCTAGCATTCTTTGATATATCTGTTTGCAATATAAGGCGTATTTCTCCAGAGGATATTTGCCATTTCCTTATAAAGAAGGATGGGAAAGGGAAGACACGAATTCATTCGGTTAATTGCCCATACTTGGGTAGGGTTGGGCCATCAGAATGTGAATGCCCATCCAGATTGTCTGCGGGAACAGTTCAGTCACTTGTTGGTCAGTTAAAGTCCATCTTTAAGGTGAGGGGACTTGGGGTGGAATGGGACGAAGGTTTGTGTTCTGGGAACCCAGCAAGTAGCTTGAGGGTACAGAAATATGTAAAGGCTATCCAGCAGGAGCAAGCGAAGTCTCATGTAAAAGTTAGTCAAGCCAAGCCTTTGTTTTTTGGGAAGTTAACAAAGGTTTTTAGCCACATTGATGATCTTCTTTCTAAAGTCAGCGAGAATCCTGCTGAACGATTTGTTCTTCTACGAGACCAGGCTTTCTTTAAGTTGCAATTTTTCAGTGGGGATAGGGCTGGTGATTTGGCAAAATGTTTAACGCAGGAGATTCATCAGTTTGAGGATGGGGCTGGTCTGTTATTTGGTCATACAGTCGGGAAAACCTTGAATAATGGGAAGGTCAATGAGTTTACCGTGATGAGAATGGACAACAGAAGTGTGTGTCCAGTTACAGGTTTGGAGAAGTATATCTCTGGGGCAAATTCGGTAGGTATAGACTTGAGATATGGCTATCTGTTTAGGCCATTGGACAGGACAAGAAAACTTGTTCTGGAGGAGGCTGTTTCAACTTCTTCTATGTATAACAGGCTAAAAAGCTATTTAAAAGACATGGGTATAGACGAAGGGGAGACAACCCATAGCATAAGAGGGGGGTCTGCTGTGACTATGGCTGTGTCAGGATACGGTGATGCTGGGGATATTATGAGTCATGTGGGATGGTCCTGCGAACAGAGTCTAGAGAGATATACAAGGTTTGGGAAAGTCCTACAGAGAGGTACGGTGAGCAAGAAGTTTAGAAATGTTGCAGAAGCCCCGTAGTGGGCAGAGCAGGTGTATAGTGCACTAGGTAGTCCTGATGCCACACGTCCAGCCTTCAGTTAACTCTGCAGCCCAGGTGTTTTGAATGCAATGACTTAGGTATGCCTTTTTACTGGAAATTTTGAATGATAGTATTATcatgatataaattttatacTTTGCTGTTAATGATAACCTGTAATTTAGTTATGTTTGTAAATACGGTACTAAAGTCACTGAGAGTGTGCGCTATTTACAAATGGagtacacatacattgtacatagttttgataattcattttcaagCTTAAATGACTATTGGTTTTAGTTCTGTACaacaatttattcataaattttaTAGTTCAGATTGTAAACCCTTTAATCATAGCTGAAGTATTGTGTATTGTCATGTTTTTGCACCTGGTTTAATACTTGGTCACTTGGATATATAACACATGGGTTTTTTAAATGTGCAATTTTTGAAGTAATTCAGAAGTAATTACTGTAATCAATTACTGTTTTTGTAGTTTCCTTTTTCGCACCAAATAGgattaatcattttgaaatcCGATACGCATTTGTAATCTTGATACGACGGTCACAGGACAAAGTAGAGAAAGGTCAAAGGCCAACTCAGAAGTAATCCATTTTGAACAATTGCTTTATTTTCAAGGTCAAGTGATGTTTTTTCTAGTTACTGTAAGACAGGTGTTAATGGTGACATGTACTGCTGTAGGTATCAACATCCCATTCATGGTTGTGTATGCATTGTTTGTGGGTTGGGTTATCAATGAAAACCCATAAATAGATTATGGTACATGAGAACATCAATTGGTCAGATATTGTAATAGTTAAATAAAATTCACCATTTGTTGATATATTCActtgttttgtcatttttgctCCTTAAAGTCATATCAGGGTTTAGATGAGTTTTGGATGTGAGTGTTGGGATTGTTTTGTTGAGGTTAGGGATTATGGGAGGAAGAATTTGGGAACTAGTGGGGGTAATGTGAGTTTTCACCCAATACACTATCCAAAACTCATCCAAAGCTCAGCTATCCGAGCGTGAGTATCAGTTGAGATAAATTTATATCTCAACTGAAATCACGCGAGAGATTACGAGATTTGTCACTTTTCACTTTTCGAGAAGCGAGGTTTGTGACATTAAGAGGCATATAAGATATTTAAGTACTAAAAGACAAAGAAATTCTGCTATAGACTAGAGGAGAACCACAAGTGAGATCAGAGGATAATATTTGGCACCCACCCACCCCTCCCTTTTATGAATTTGGAGCTCTTGCTCTGGTACCTGAGTTTTCACCCAATACACTATCCAAAACTCATCCAAAGCTCAGCTATCCGAGCGTGAGTATCAGTTGAGATAAATTTACATCGGCATATGTATCGTCGGCAGGTAATTTCATGCAAAAATCTGGTCCTAGTTGCTCAGTTTTACCGAAGTTGCTGTTTCTGTCGTATGCCACTAATctgtattaaaatataaataaattatagatGTTTTATTAATGCTGATTGAGATTTATGCTCGTGAAAATAAAGTTTCAGTAGAAATAACACCGATCGGCATATCGACCATTAGATCTAACGTTACATGTGCGAAATTTATTGGTTTTCTTCGTAGGTCTATCGATCTTCCGAGATTGGTGAAACAGCACAATAAAACAGCAGAATATTGTATGATTTTCACAACCATTTCTTGTTGATATAAACCTCTCAAAAGTACGAAAAATTTCTAGCAATATCAAACCTAAGTACGttcatacatgtgtatatgcaTTCGATGAAAAGTTATATTTGTATTCGATGAAAAGTTATATTTGTCGGCGTAACCGTTAGGCCTAAGCTTAACGTTACCTCTCTACTAATTCTTTTTTTCGTCCCGATAATTTGGCGTTTCTTTCTTAAGTTCATTCTTCAGTTGACTGATGTTCATCTCTCCATAATTTTGCTCGTTCATGATTTACCAAAAATCGCGAAGAATCTTTGACCATACAGTATGTACTGACCGGTTGCTGCTGCTAATGTAAACATGCAGCTGATGAACCGCGACAAGTATCGCTTCCTTGCGGACGGCAGGGGGTAATAACTCACTTCCATCTCCCATTACGTATGTGAGATGTAAGTACATGATATTGCATTTCAAGTGAATTATTTTACACCCTGTTATCGTATAATCAAGTATGCCAGCCTTACGATGTTTTGGGCAAACACATTTATTGTGTGTTAAGGAAATGTTGGTACGTCTATAGGTCATATTACATGTAGgtaattatttgtttaacagAATGTGGAACCAAAAAGAGGAGCTGTGTTTTTTTACAACCCACTAGGGGAAACTTCGTGTCAGCTAAGAAGGGTAATTAACAGCTGGAGGTAAATAATGAATTAACccatttttaaaacaatgatgTCCGTCATTGTTGAAGAATAAGAATTAGTACATTAGTTGACTATTATAACTGTCAAGTACCAGCAATAATTGATGAGATAGATGGTAAGGTAGCAATGCACTCTcgtttttttaattgaaaaaaatacctttACATTTAACTACCAAAGCTGTGTATAAATTTTATTCATTGAGATAATTTATTATAGTTGCAGTATATTTTGACGCATATAAATGAATTTGTCTGAGGATTTTTGTGATATATCAACCAAATAAAATTTGGACAGTTACATTGATTATTACTAAAACAAGAGAtctcagagggatcttggcgcccaccatagaatgatctttgtctgacaatggaaagaaggatctttcccctgcttttcaaactttttcaaatatacaacatatgaCATTTAAGACAAATCGCTATATTGCTTTCTGAGAATCAGCggtgaaattc
Coding sequences:
- the LOC138306706 gene encoding uncharacterized protein: MDYSEEEISREFKKLTGQDVETVLSLAGKDTSPTSPTHIRYALHLAIILANSIGAPKGAVLQTSQQGGKEGGISKNAVTDVGTGAEVSTHVQDSAMEARLKKMEQQLSVSTQSQRKDKVEEALRNGSVVFPVPWTPMVITGASCCPLTNIAYSCNFPGALLSRLESPQSVIRMPATVHSRLAELERSVDSTPYNQKKSALERELLAFFDISVCNIRRISPEDICHFLIKKDGKGKTRIHSVNCPYLGRVGPSECECPSRLSAGTVQSLVGQLKSIFKVRGLGVEWDEGLCSGNPASSLRVQKYVKAIQQEQAKSHVKVSQAKPLFFGKLTKVFSHIDDLLSKVSENPAERFVLLRDQAFFKLQFFSGDRAGDLAKCLTQEIHQFEDGAGLLFGHTVGKTLNNGKVNEFTVMRMDNRSVCPVTGLEKYISGANSVGIDLRYGYLFRPLDRTRKLVLEEAVSTSSMYNRLKSYLKDMGIDEGETTHSIRGGSAVTMAVSGYGDAGDIMSHVGWSCEQSLERYTRFGKVLQRGTVSKKFRNVAEAP